The Clostridioides difficile genome has a segment encoding these proteins:
- a CDS encoding C45 family peptidase: MKTLKVRNIELCGTNYEIGYELGKSIVDIPELIESQINKSNALTEEEEKYMMELFDKYCPGLNEELQGFADAIHVNQNQILYYTMTYLRPGCSQFALTPELTENGHVLFARNFDFSHKMEDFVLCKTKVTGKYAHIGTTVMQFGRTEGMNECGLGVSQSSCGLPIGNSEGLRKPAIVGLQFWAVIRYLLENCKDVEEALAYIEYMPIAYNINLLIADKSGNIALVETLDGRKEVNRINKSEGKRKSFLHSTNHVHIEELHKFEPQSMSNSIHRYKLIKEYIESYKKIGERDLMNLLTEKYPQGLSCNYYNDFFGTLKSIVMDLNVGKFNILWGGLEDNGWNSYYLNDDFKYTTQLVNINIEKSPSDFFKLIE, encoded by the coding sequence ATGAAAACTTTAAAAGTAAGAAATATTGAATTATGTGGAACGAATTATGAAATAGGATATGAACTTGGAAAATCAATTGTAGATATACCAGAATTAATAGAAAGTCAAATTAATAAATCTAATGCTCTAACTGAAGAAGAAGAAAAGTACATGATGGAGTTATTTGATAAATATTGTCCAGGTCTCAATGAGGAATTACAAGGTTTTGCTGATGCTATTCATGTAAACCAGAATCAAATTTTATACTATACTATGACATATCTTAGACCAGGTTGTAGTCAATTTGCATTGACACCAGAATTAACTGAAAATGGTCATGTACTATTTGCACGTAATTTTGACTTTTCACATAAGATGGAGGATTTTGTTTTGTGCAAAACTAAGGTAACTGGAAAATACGCACATATTGGGACTACAGTAATGCAATTTGGTAGAACTGAGGGAATGAATGAATGTGGTTTAGGTGTGAGTCAATCATCTTGTGGTTTACCTATAGGTAATTCAGAGGGACTCAGAAAGCCAGCTATTGTAGGTTTACAATTTTGGGCTGTTATTAGATATTTGTTGGAAAACTGTAAGGATGTAGAGGAAGCACTGGCATATATAGAATACATGCCAATAGCATATAATATTAATTTATTGATTGCAGATAAGTCAGGGAATATTGCACTTGTAGAAACTTTAGATGGAAGAAAAGAAGTAAATCGAATAAATAAGTCAGAAGGTAAAAGGAAATCATTTTTACATTCTACAAATCATGTCCATATTGAGGAACTTCATAAATTTGAGCCGCAATCAATGAGCAATTCTATTCATAGATATAAATTAATTAAAGAGTATATAGAAAGTTACAAAAAGATTGGTGAGAGAGATTTAATGAATTTGTTGACTGAAAAATATCCACAGGGTCTATCTTGTAATTATTATAATGATTTCTTTGGAACTTTAAAAAGTATAGTTATGGACCTAAATGTAGGAAAATTTAATATTTTATGGGGTGGATTGGAAGACAATGGTTGGAATAGTTACTATTTAAATGATGACTTTAAGTATACAACACAACTTGTAAATATAAATATAGAGAAATCACCATCAGACTTTTTCAAATTAATTGAATAA
- a CDS encoding MFS transporter, producing the protein MGEKGNGIKFGKLMIQLVIIAICWELVYIIPFIQYTLYDPILKALQCSNTQLGFLLTIYGLGNIFGAPIGGWLADRFDYRKIILGSVFLNGVVSFLFAFNMNYTFAVVTWVGCAITSLVMNYPSMVKILRVIGKENQGKVYGFNEAMVGVSGVVMGAIFLYIYTLFSTPVLGMRWVMISLGILSIVMCPVLWFVIKDVDISEEKEEGKSEKMAASDFMVVLKSPNTWLVGISIFCVYSFTVTMSYFTPYITSVLGGSVALSGALAIIRQHGLKLFGAPFGGYCADKVKSPTKVLLPIYVLGIVVIVLFLVLPSSTPMTLFIALTFVVGILGYMGKGIYYAVQEEVNVPVKYSATTIGIAAALGFSPDVFQFALIGHWIDTYGNKGYTYTFIFQIAILVIGILSCLYILKIKKRRLEKLKA; encoded by the coding sequence ATGGGAGAAAAAGGGAACGGCATAAAGTTTGGAAAGTTAATGATTCAACTTGTTATCATAGCCATATGTTGGGAATTAGTTTATATTATACCATTTATCCAATACACATTATATGATCCAATTTTAAAAGCATTACAGTGTTCAAATACTCAACTAGGTTTTCTACTTACAATTTATGGATTAGGTAATATATTTGGAGCTCCTATAGGAGGTTGGTTAGCAGATAGATTTGACTACAGAAAGATAATCTTAGGCTCTGTATTTCTTAATGGAGTAGTATCATTTTTATTTGCATTTAATATGAATTATACATTTGCTGTTGTAACTTGGGTAGGTTGTGCAATTACATCATTAGTTATGAACTACCCTTCTATGGTAAAGATACTTAGAGTTATAGGAAAAGAAAATCAAGGTAAAGTTTATGGATTTAATGAAGCTATGGTTGGAGTTTCTGGAGTAGTAATGGGAGCTATATTCTTATATATTTATACATTATTTTCAACTCCTGTTTTAGGTATGAGATGGGTAATGATATCTTTAGGAATATTATCTATAGTAATGTGTCCAGTATTATGGTTTGTAATTAAAGATGTAGATATTAGTGAAGAAAAAGAAGAAGGTAAAAGTGAAAAAATGGCTGCTAGTGACTTTATGGTAGTTTTAAAATCGCCAAATACTTGGTTAGTAGGTATAAGTATATTCTGTGTATATTCATTTACAGTTACAATGTCTTACTTTACACCTTATATAACATCAGTACTTGGAGGTTCAGTCGCACTATCTGGAGCATTGGCTATAATAAGACAACATGGATTAAAATTATTTGGTGCTCCATTTGGAGGATACTGTGCAGACAAAGTAAAATCACCTACTAAAGTACTCTTGCCAATATATGTACTTGGTATAGTAGTAATAGTTTTATTCTTAGTATTGCCTTCATCAACACCAATGACTTTATTTATAGCATTGACATTTGTAGTAGGTATATTAGGTTATATGGGAAAAGGTATATATTATGCAGTTCAAGAGGAAGTAAATGTACCAGTTAAATATTCAGCTACTACGATAGGTATAGCAGCAGCTTTAGGTTTTTCACCAGATGTATTCCAATTTGCATTAATAGGGCATTGGATAGACACTTATGGTAATAAAGGATACACATATACATTTATATTCCAAATAGCTATTTTAGTAATAGGAATATTATCTTGTTTATATATATTAAAAATTAAAAAGAGAAGATTAGAAAAGTTAAAAGCTTAA
- a CDS encoding M20 family metallopeptidase, producing the protein MKEKIIQVADLKKEKILELCQSLYDEPEIALQEYKSAKKISEFLREEGFEVEENLAGMATAFKATKKNGDGPRLVFIAEYDALPGNGHACGHHLIASMGVGAGMALASILDTYKGEVSIIGTPAEETGDGKPYLIEHGVFDGYDAAMMIHPNSKTCVTPEIIAIGGLDFIFTGKASHAGAKPYNGINALDAVVLLYNNVNALRQQLVDGTRIHGIILEAGTAANVIPDMGKVRLEIRAKEQDYFDEVVEKVKNCARGAAIATGCELEFYHFEPTCQGLNANKVLVDIFTKNMEALGIYEDEQVLLGSTDMGNLSQIMPCIHPLMKFSENGEELHTKEFLEASMNQYAKDRVIDGIKILALTGFDLFENPELIKRMKEE; encoded by the coding sequence ATGAAGGAAAAAATAATACAAGTGGCGGATTTAAAGAAAGAAAAAATTTTGGAGCTATGTCAATCTTTATATGATGAACCAGAAATTGCTCTACAAGAGTATAAATCGGCTAAAAAAATATCAGAATTTTTAAGAGAAGAAGGTTTTGAGGTTGAAGAAAATTTAGCAGGTATGGCTACAGCTTTTAAAGCAACTAAGAAAAATGGTGATGGTCCAAGGTTAGTTTTTATAGCAGAATATGATGCTCTTCCAGGAAATGGTCATGCATGTGGTCATCATCTGATAGCATCTATGGGAGTTGGAGCTGGAATGGCTCTTGCAAGTATACTAGATACCTATAAAGGAGAAGTGAGTATAATTGGAACTCCTGCTGAAGAAACTGGGGATGGAAAGCCTTACTTGATAGAACATGGTGTATTTGATGGTTATGATGCTGCAATGATGATACACCCAAATTCAAAGACTTGTGTAACTCCAGAAATTATAGCAATAGGAGGATTAGATTTTATATTTACTGGGAAAGCATCTCATGCTGGAGCTAAACCATATAATGGAATAAATGCACTAGATGCAGTAGTGTTACTATACAATAATGTAAATGCACTAAGACAGCAATTAGTAGATGGAACTAGAATACATGGTATTATACTAGAAGCAGGAACTGCTGCCAATGTAATACCTGATATGGGAAAAGTAAGACTCGAGATACGAGCAAAAGAACAAGATTACTTCGATGAAGTGGTTGAAAAAGTGAAAAATTGTGCTAGAGGAGCTGCAATAGCCACTGGATGTGAACTTGAATTTTACCATTTTGAGCCAACTTGCCAAGGATTAAATGCAAATAAAGTTTTAGTAGATATATTCACAAAAAATATGGAAGCACTTGGTATATATGAAGATGAACAAGTACTGCTAGGCTCAACAGATATGGGGAATCTAAGTCAAATAATGCCATGTATACATCCTTTGATGAAATTTTCTGAAAACGGAGAAGAGTTACATACAAAAGAATTTTTAGAAGCATCTATGAACCAATATGCAAAAGATAGAGTAATTGATGGTATAAAAATATTGGCTTTAACAGGATTTGATTTATTTGAAAATCCAGAACTAATTAAGCGAATGAAAGAAGAGTAG
- a CDS encoding PTS glucitol/sorbitol transporter subunit IIC, whose translation MENVITGLSKGAEWFIGLFQKGGEQFVGLISGTLPTLIVLMVAINSLIKIVGEERVNKWASKLGRNAFTRYTLLPLVSVFFLGNPMCYTFGRFLKEEHKAGFYDAAVSFVHPITGLFPHANAGELFVWLGISAGLTTLGKETTTLALWYFIVGIIVIFIRGVVTEKMYAFLTRKNKVTNKA comes from the coding sequence ATGGAAAACGTTATTACAGGTCTAAGTAAAGGTGCAGAGTGGTTTATTGGTTTATTTCAAAAGGGAGGAGAACAATTTGTAGGTCTTATTTCAGGGACTCTTCCAACATTAATCGTTTTAATGGTAGCTATTAATTCATTGATTAAAATAGTTGGTGAAGAAAGAGTAAATAAATGGGCTTCTAAGCTTGGAAGAAATGCTTTTACAAGATATACTTTACTTCCATTAGTGTCAGTATTTTTCTTAGGAAATCCTATGTGTTATACATTTGGTAGATTTCTAAAAGAAGAACATAAAGCAGGATTCTATGATGCAGCTGTTTCATTTGTACATCCAATTACAGGACTTTTCCCACATGCAAATGCAGGAGAACTTTTTGTATGGCTAGGCATTTCAGCAGGTTTAACTACATTAGGTAAGGAAACAACTACATTAGCGTTATGGTATTTTATAGTTGGTATAATTGTAATTTTTATAAGAGGTGTAGTAACAGAAAAAATGTATGCTTTTTTAACAAGAAAAAATAAAGTAACAAATAAAGCTTAG
- a CDS encoding PLP-dependent aminotransferase family protein has translation MKYAKRMDMVKASAIRDSQKKIAQKVASGGTVISFAAGLPDPNLFPIKEISEVTKQVLDERGKFALAYGPTKGEDELLEIIAKRMKEEENIDTKPENIIITTGSQQGIALSAMILLEKGDIVVTENPSYLGAINAFRPYECDFLGVDTDEEGMVTEDLDKLLSENSNIKVIYVIPTFQNPTGKTWSLQRRKDFMEVVNKYDVIVIEDNPYGEIRFTQEPLPTLKSLDTKDKVLYLGSFSKVLCPGFRVAWMCGNIDIIDKAELLKQGIDLQSNQFSQVQVIEFLKKYNLNEHVEKIRVEYKKRCFLMLETMKKYFPEEAKYTEPDGGMFIWVELPESINVDTLLDKAIDAGVAYVSGESFFANNGPKNTMRLNYTTMSEEQIVEGVKILAEVIKKELNYACE, from the coding sequence ATGAAATATGCAAAAAGAATGGATATGGTAAAGGCTTCAGCTATAAGAGACTCTCAAAAGAAGATAGCTCAAAAAGTGGCAAGTGGTGGAACTGTTATATCTTTTGCAGCAGGGCTTCCTGACCCAAACTTATTTCCAATAAAAGAAATAAGTGAAGTAACTAAGCAAGTACTTGATGAAAGAGGAAAATTTGCTTTAGCTTATGGACCTACTAAAGGTGAAGATGAGTTATTAGAAATAATAGCTAAGAGAATGAAAGAAGAAGAAAATATTGACACAAAACCAGAAAATATTATAATAACTACTGGTTCACAACAAGGGATAGCTCTTAGTGCTATGATTTTACTAGAAAAAGGAGATATTGTAGTTACAGAAAATCCAAGTTACTTAGGTGCAATAAATGCATTTAGACCTTATGAATGTGATTTTTTAGGAGTAGATACAGATGAAGAAGGAATGGTAACAGAAGATTTAGATAAGTTATTATCTGAAAATTCAAACATAAAGGTTATATATGTAATACCAACATTCCAAAATCCTACAGGAAAAACATGGTCTCTACAAAGAAGAAAAGATTTTATGGAAGTTGTAAACAAGTATGATGTCATAGTAATAGAAGATAATCCTTATGGAGAAATAAGATTTACACAAGAACCACTACCTACACTTAAATCACTTGACACTAAAGATAAAGTACTATATCTAGGGTCATTTTCAAAAGTGTTATGTCCAGGATTTAGAGTTGCTTGGATGTGTGGGAATATAGATATTATAGATAAAGCAGAACTTTTAAAGCAAGGTATCGATTTACAATCAAATCAGTTTTCTCAAGTACAAGTAATAGAATTCTTAAAGAAATATAATTTAAATGAACATGTAGAAAAAATAAGAGTTGAGTATAAGAAAAGATGTTTCTTAATGTTAGAAACTATGAAAAAATATTTTCCAGAAGAAGCAAAATATACAGAACCAGACGGAGGTATGTTTATTTGGGTTGAACTTCCTGAAAGTATAAATGTAGATACTTTATTAGATAAAGCTATAGATGCTGGAGTTGCCTATGTTTCTGGAGAATCATTCTTTGCAAATAATGGTCCAAAGAATACTATGAGACTTAATTATACAACAATGTCAGAAGAACAAATCGTTGAAGGAGTTAAAATACTTGCAGAAGTTATAAAAAAAGAACTCAATTATGCTTGTGAATAA
- a CDS encoding alanine:cation symporter family protein, with protein sequence MTDLVNTINGIVWSPVLVAMCLCIGLYFSLKLKFFQIKDIKEMFILLLEGDSSQVGISSFQGFATSMAGRIGTGNIAGVAVAIAMGGPGALVWMCIMATLGSATAFVESTLAQIYKDEHDGQYRGGPPYYFEKGLGWKRCSILFSVVAIISYTFFMPGTQSNTLYLAMNQAFGFSRMTIAVASSIALAIIIFGGIKRIGLFAEKVVPVMGGAYLIMTIVIIVVNINLVPDAIITMFKSAFGFGSMFGGMLGAAISWGVKRGIYSNEAGEGSGTYGAAAAEVSHPAKQGLVQAFSVYVDTLLICMATGIMIIITGKYNVTGVLTVLPGVEPGPQYVQSAINTLHPQLGDIFIAIVLLLFTFTTLLAFSYMMETNVSYLVTRIKAQKHEKHIINVCRFMLIICAAMCCFIEPLTSWALGDICIGVLTYINLIAIFTLQKPAIKAYYDYLRQKKLGIKRVDRNFNPVELDIKNAEFWENKYLKENE encoded by the coding sequence GTGACCGATTTAGTTAACACCATTAATGGAATTGTTTGGTCACCTGTATTAGTTGCAATGTGCTTATGCATAGGATTGTATTTTTCATTGAAATTAAAATTCTTCCAAATAAAAGACATAAAAGAAATGTTTATTCTTTTACTTGAAGGAGATAGTTCTCAGGTTGGTATATCATCTTTTCAAGGATTTGCTACATCTATGGCTGGTAGAATTGGGACTGGTAATATAGCTGGTGTGGCTGTAGCAATAGCAATGGGAGGTCCAGGAGCATTAGTATGGATGTGTATAATGGCTACATTAGGCTCAGCGACTGCATTTGTAGAATCTACTCTAGCTCAAATATATAAAGATGAACATGATGGGCAGTATAGAGGTGGTCCTCCATATTACTTTGAAAAAGGTCTTGGATGGAAAAGATGTTCAATTTTATTTTCAGTAGTTGCAATCATAAGTTATACGTTTTTTATGCCTGGGACACAATCAAATACTCTATACTTAGCAATGAATCAAGCTTTTGGATTTTCAAGAATGACAATTGCAGTTGCATCTTCTATTGCATTAGCAATCATAATTTTTGGAGGAATTAAAAGAATTGGTTTATTTGCTGAAAAGGTAGTACCTGTAATGGGTGGAGCATATCTTATCATGACAATAGTGATAATCGTAGTAAATATAAATTTAGTTCCAGATGCTATTATAACAATGTTTAAATCTGCATTTGGATTTGGTTCAATGTTTGGAGGTATGTTAGGTGCAGCAATATCTTGGGGCGTTAAAAGAGGTATATATTCAAATGAAGCAGGTGAAGGTTCTGGAACTTATGGTGCAGCAGCAGCAGAAGTAAGTCATCCAGCTAAACAAGGATTGGTTCAAGCTTTCTCTGTTTATGTGGATACATTATTAATATGTATGGCTACAGGTATTATGATTATAATAACAGGAAAATACAATGTTACAGGAGTTTTAACTGTACTACCAGGTGTAGAGCCAGGTCCACAATATGTGCAGAGTGCAATAAATACATTACATCCTCAATTAGGTGATATTTTTATAGCAATAGTTTTATTATTATTTACATTCACAACATTATTAGCATTCTCATATATGATGGAGACTAATGTATCTTATTTAGTAACTAGAATTAAAGCACAAAAACATGAAAAGCACATAATAAATGTCTGTAGATTTATGCTTATAATATGTGCAGCAATGTGTTGCTTTATAGAACCACTTACAAGTTGGGCATTAGGTGATATATGTATAGGTGTTTTAACATATATAAACTTAATTGCTATCTTTACACTGCAAAAGCCAGCTATAAAAGCATATTACGATTACCTAAGACAAAAAAAATTAGGAATAAAAAGAGTTGATAGAAATTTTAATCCTGTTGAATTGGATATAAAAAATGCTGAATTTTGGGAAAATAAATACTTAAAAGAGAACGAGTAG
- a CDS encoding YfcC family protein, with amino-acid sequence MTNKTKSKSKKLTFPDAYVLMIGLIIFAAIMTYIVPSGTYNRVEDLSTGNMIVQAGSFTYGEQHPVSIMDVFRAIPSGLGKNSVTVFFVLIIGGAFGIVNSTGSLDALIGRVISKSKGSKKGEIIITCLVLTFGLAGGVVGMYEECIAFLPILMTLCIALGYDALVASGILLLGLASGYGSATINPFTVGLAQGISGLPLFSGMWFRWIFWICTMVLLSAYIIFYCKKIKKDPSKSLVSDIDYSHWQIDESSIGDKLSSGNIRVLVTFFGGILVLMILIVKFSLGMSDLSAYFFALGILCGVVYGMSPNKIASGFVKGMQEMVYPAILIGFASSIVVILEQGVILDSIVHGLSLVLNYVPRIFSGGAMMIMQSVINFFIPSGTGQAMVTMPLMAPLADVIGIPRQVAVLAYQMGDGFANGIVPTLGVLMAGISIAHIPYTRWFKFASKIILMELVLGFIFLMIAVQINLGPF; translated from the coding sequence ATGACTAATAAAACTAAAAGCAAAAGTAAAAAATTAACATTCCCGGATGCGTATGTTTTGATGATAGGTCTTATTATATTTGCAGCCATAATGACCTACATTGTTCCTTCTGGAACATATAATAGAGTTGAAGATTTAAGTACTGGAAATATGATTGTGCAAGCTGGAAGTTTTACTTATGGAGAACAACATCCAGTTAGTATAATGGATGTATTTAGAGCTATACCAAGTGGGCTTGGGAAAAATTCTGTAACAGTTTTCTTTGTACTTATTATTGGTGGTGCATTTGGTATAGTAAATTCTACTGGCTCACTAGATGCCTTGATTGGTAGAGTTATCTCCAAAAGTAAAGGGAGTAAAAAAGGTGAGATTATAATTACGTGCCTAGTATTAACTTTTGGATTAGCTGGTGGAGTTGTAGGCATGTATGAAGAATGTATTGCATTTTTACCTATATTGATGACTCTATGTATTGCTTTAGGATATGATGCTTTAGTTGCTTCAGGAATTTTATTGTTAGGACTTGCATCAGGTTATGGTTCCGCTACTATTAATCCTTTTACAGTAGGATTAGCACAAGGTATTTCAGGTTTACCACTTTTTTCAGGTATGTGGTTTAGATGGATATTTTGGATTTGTACAATGGTTTTACTTTCAGCATATATAATTTTTTATTGTAAAAAGATAAAAAAAGACCCAAGTAAAAGTTTAGTATCAGACATTGATTATAGTCACTGGCAAATTGATGAATCTTCTATTGGGGATAAGTTGTCTTCTGGAAATATTAGAGTTTTAGTTACATTTTTTGGAGGAATACTCGTTCTAATGATATTGATTGTAAAATTTTCTTTAGGAATGTCAGATTTATCAGCTTATTTCTTTGCTCTAGGAATTTTATGTGGAGTAGTCTATGGTATGAGTCCAAATAAAATTGCTTCTGGATTTGTCAAAGGGATGCAAGAGATGGTATATCCAGCTATTTTGATAGGCTTTGCATCTAGTATAGTAGTTATACTAGAACAAGGAGTAATTTTAGATTCAATAGTTCATGGATTGTCATTAGTGTTAAATTATGTTCCTAGGATTTTTAGTGGAGGAGCAATGATGATTATGCAGTCTGTAATCAATTTCTTTATACCTTCAGGTACAGGTCAAGCTATGGTAACTATGCCACTTATGGCTCCACTTGCAGATGTTATTGGAATACCTAGACAAGTTGCAGTTTTAGCTTACCAAATGGGTGATGGATTTGCAAATGGAATAGTACCAACACTAGGAGTTCTTATGGCTGGAATATCTATTGCACATATCCCTTATACAAGATGGTTTAAATTTGCATCAAAGATAATTCTTATGGAATTAGTTTTAGGTTTTATATTTCTGATGATTGCAGTACAGATTAACTTAGGTCCTTTTTAG
- a CDS encoding AraC family transcriptional regulator — MDYLKYFEKAIIYIENNLKEDISVNDVAKESGYSYYHLTRLFKSMFGESVGSYIKKRRLVNSSKELLYSDKKVLDIAIDSGFESSEAFSRAFKSIYKVSPIEYRKNRIDVFVGKKKKLELDFMKHLVENVTIKPVIKEIDSIKIIGIRDKVILEDDSLPSLWERFREIHHMVPNTLPSNRAFGVCEAVPQIHLLSETMEFNEIIGLEVSSYESIPSLFVSKNIDGGKYAVFTHTGRLDKLDKTYEYIWGTWFLSTKEEIDRRDDFEIYDERFLGPDNVDSQIDICIPIK; from the coding sequence TTGGATTATTTAAAATATTTTGAAAAAGCCATAATATATATTGAAAATAACTTAAAAGAAGATATAAGTGTAAATGATGTAGCAAAAGAATCTGGATACTCCTATTATCATTTAACACGTTTATTTAAGTCTATGTTTGGTGAAAGTGTAGGAAGTTATATAAAAAAAAGAAGATTAGTTAATAGTTCTAAAGAACTTTTATACAGTGATAAAAAGGTACTAGATATAGCAATTGATAGTGGTTTTGAATCTTCAGAAGCATTTAGTAGAGCATTTAAATCTATATACAAGGTTAGTCCAATAGAATATAGAAAAAATAGAATAGATGTATTTGTTGGAAAGAAGAAAAAGCTAGAATTAGATTTTATGAAACACTTAGTTGAGAATGTAACAATCAAACCAGTTATAAAAGAGATAGATTCAATAAAAATAATTGGTATAAGAGATAAAGTAATACTAGAAGATGACTCATTACCTAGTTTGTGGGAAAGATTTAGAGAAATACATCATATGGTACCAAACACTTTGCCATCAAATAGAGCATTTGGAGTTTGTGAAGCAGTTCCACAAATACATCTACTTAGTGAAACTATGGAATTTAACGAAATAATAGGGCTTGAAGTTAGCAGTTATGAAAGTATACCAAGTTTATTTGTTTCAAAAAATATTGATGGAGGAAAATATGCTGTATTTACTCATACTGGCAGATTGGACAAGCTAGATAAAACTTATGAATATATATGGGGAACTTGGTTCTTAAGCACAAAGGAAGAAATTGATAGAAGAGATGATTTTGAGATATATGATGAAAGATTTTTAGGACCTGATAATGTAGATTCACAGATTGATATTTGTATACCTATAAAATAA